A single Natrinema pellirubrum DSM 15624 DNA region contains:
- a CDS encoding DUF7344 domain-containing protein gives MIPLLSSPESLTAFGEDADAVDTAMDLLADGRRRAALQYLAETGGDATLTELAVEIATQEAGTEPNAISDHGDVPSRKRRAVRISLHHTHVPKLTTADVVDYDTATETVTLTDRGRTLLERADAVQESA, from the coding sequence ATGATCCCGCTACTGAGTTCGCCCGAGAGCCTCACCGCGTTCGGCGAGGACGCCGACGCCGTCGATACGGCGATGGATCTACTTGCCGACGGGCGACGCCGCGCGGCGCTGCAGTATCTCGCGGAGACGGGTGGCGACGCCACGCTCACAGAACTGGCGGTCGAAATCGCTACCCAGGAAGCCGGCACGGAGCCGAACGCGATCTCGGACCACGGCGACGTCCCCTCGAGAAAGCGCCGCGCCGTCCGAATCTCGCTCCATCACACCCACGTCCCGAAGCTGACGACCGCCGACGTCGTGGACTACGACACGGCGACCGAGACCGTCACGCTCACCGACCGCGGGCGGACCCTGCTTGAGCGGGCAGACGCGGTTCAGGAGTCCGCCTGA